In the genome of Notamacropus eugenii isolate mMacEug1 chromosome 5, mMacEug1.pri_v2, whole genome shotgun sequence, one region contains:
- the PHOSPHO2 gene encoding pyridoxal phosphate phosphatase PHOSPHO2 encodes MKFLLIFDFDHTIIDDNSDTWIVKCAPEKKLPSELKDSYEKGKWNEYMSRVFKYLGDKGIREYEMKKTMTEIPFTEGMIELINFVGKNKDIFDCIIISDSNTVFIDWILGAAKVRDVFDEVFTNPAAFSDDGYLTLECVHVHHCDKCPKNLCKRKVLVEFIDKQLQEGIKYTQIIYLGDGENDFCPITSLKKNDVAMPRKGYSLHRLISELPQDASLEPSVIIWSSASEILSNLKLILKE; translated from the coding sequence ATGAAATTTCTACTGATTTTTGACTTTGACCATACAATCATAGATGACAATAGTGACACCTGGATTGTGAAATGTGCTCCTGAGAAAAAACTACCCAGTGAACTAAAAGATTCTTATGAAAAAGGAAAGTGGAATGAATATATGAGCAGAGTCTTTAAATATTTAGGAGATAAAGGAATAAGggaatatgaaatgaaaaaaactaTGACAGAAATACCTTTTACTGAAGGAATGATAGAGCTTATAAACtttgttggaaaaaataaagatatttttgaCTGCATAATTATTTCAGATTCAAATACAGTCTTCATAGATTGGATTTTAGGAGCCGCCAAAGTTCGTGATGTGTTTGATGAAGTGTTTACAAACCCAGCAGCTTTCAGTGATGATGGTTATCTTACTCTGGAATGTGTTCATGTTCATCATTGTGATAAGTGCCCAAAGAATCTCTGTAAAAGAAAAGTTCTGGTAGAATTTATAGATAAACAATTACAAGAAGGGATAAAATACACCCAAATTATTTATCTGGGTGATGGTGAGAATGATTTCTGTCCAATAACCTCTCTAAAGAAGAATGATGTTGCTATGCCTCGCAAAGGATATTCTTTACATAGATTAATTTCTGAATTGCCTCAAGATGCTTCTTTGGAACCTTCTGTTATAATTTGGTCATCAGCTTCTGAAATACTTTCTAATTTGAAATTAATTCTGAAGGAATGA